The following coding sequences are from one Virgibacillus necropolis window:
- the pckA gene encoding phosphoenolpyruvate carboxykinase (ATP), with amino-acid sequence MKSVEQTSLLQELISHKKVQKNLSVSQLVEKILDRDEGTLMSTGAIQATTGKYTGRSPDDKFIVRDETCENFIDWGSVNQAIDEKSFDNLYKKVINYLKEKDELFEFRGFAGADKKYRLPIQVINEYAWHNLFAKQLFISADDEELQSHDPGFTVVSAPTYKADPAVDGTNSETFILVSFKKRIILIGGTEYAGEIKKSIFSVMNYLLPQREVLSMHCSANVGQEGDVALFFGLSGTGKTTLSADPYRRLIGDDEHGWSPNGVFNVEGGCYAKCINLSQEKEPQIFDAIRFGSVLENVIFDKNSRIPDYDDTSLTENTRAAYPLENVDNIVTPSVAGHPNTIIFLTADASGTLPPISKLTKEQAMYHFLSGYTSKLAGTERGVTEPQATFSACFGSPFLPLAPSTYAKMLGEKIDQFNSNVFLVNTGWTGGSYGVGNRMKLSYTRAMVHAALEGELNTVETTKDDIFGFETPMHVPGVPDEVLVPKNTWEDKEAYDTEAKKLAMKFHNNFKKFTQASDEINQAGPLYRG; translated from the coding sequence ATGAAATCGGTGGAACAAACATCATTATTACAAGAATTAATTTCCCATAAAAAGGTACAAAAAAACTTATCCGTTTCTCAGTTAGTCGAAAAAATACTTGATCGTGATGAAGGTACATTAATGTCAACAGGTGCAATTCAAGCGACTACTGGTAAATATACTGGCCGCTCTCCTGACGATAAATTTATTGTTCGTGATGAAACATGTGAAAACTTTATTGATTGGGGATCAGTTAACCAAGCAATTGATGAAAAGTCATTTGATAATCTTTATAAAAAGGTAATTAATTATTTAAAAGAAAAAGATGAACTGTTTGAATTCAGAGGTTTTGCAGGTGCTGATAAAAAATACCGTTTACCAATCCAAGTCATCAATGAATATGCATGGCATAACCTGTTCGCTAAACAATTGTTCATTTCTGCAGATGACGAGGAATTACAATCACATGATCCTGGATTCACCGTTGTTTCTGCACCTACGTACAAGGCCGATCCTGCGGTTGACGGAACGAATTCAGAAACATTTATTCTTGTTTCGTTTAAAAAACGTATTATTTTAATTGGTGGAACAGAGTATGCTGGAGAAATTAAGAAATCCATTTTCTCTGTAATGAACTATCTTTTACCACAACGTGAAGTGTTATCTATGCATTGTTCTGCAAATGTAGGGCAAGAAGGAGACGTTGCTTTATTCTTTGGCCTATCTGGAACAGGTAAAACAACACTTTCTGCTGATCCATATCGCCGTTTAATTGGTGATGATGAGCATGGCTGGAGTCCAAACGGTGTGTTCAACGTTGAAGGCGGTTGTTATGCGAAGTGTATTAACCTATCGCAAGAAAAGGAACCGCAGATCTTTGATGCTATTAGATTTGGTTCAGTGCTAGAAAACGTTATTTTCGATAAAAATTCTCGTATTCCAGATTATGATGATACATCATTAACTGAAAATACACGTGCAGCATATCCATTAGAAAATGTCGATAATATTGTAACACCTAGTGTTGCTGGTCATCCAAATACCATCATCTTTTTAACAGCTGATGCTTCAGGAACGTTACCACCAATCAGTAAGTTAACAAAAGAGCAAGCAATGTATCACTTTCTAAGTGGTTATACAAGCAAATTAGCAGGAACAGAGCGTGGAGTTACAGAACCACAAGCAACATTCTCGGCTTGCTTTGGTTCGCCATTCTTACCACTTGCTCCATCAACCTATGCAAAAATGTTAGGTGAAAAAATAGATCAATTTAACTCCAATGTTTTCTTGGTTAACACAGGTTGGACTGGTGGTTCTTATGGAGTCGGAAATCGCATGAAGCTTTCTTATACTCGAGCAATGGTTCATGCAGCACTTGAAGGTGAACTTAACACTGTAGAAACCACGAAGGATGATATCTTTGGATTTGAAACTCCTATGCATGTTCCAGGAGTTCCTGATGAAGTATTAGTTCCAAAGAATACATGGGAAGATAAAGAAGCATATGATACTGAAGCGAAGAAGCTAGCAATGAAATTCCATAATAACTTTAAGAAATTCACTCAAGCTAGTGATGAAATTAATCAAGCAGGTCCATTATACAGAGGTTAA